From Sphingomonas nostoxanthinifaciens, a single genomic window includes:
- the ispZ gene encoding septation protein IspZ yields MSAPADKAGGWTLAIDYLPLIAFFLANKFVGVFAGTAVFMVAIVLAVIVSRWKLGRVSPMLWLSAILVIGFGGLTIYLHDPRFIQIKMTLIYAMFTAILVGGLAVGKPAIKYLLQAAFPGLEEAGWMKLSRNWAIFFAVMAIVNEVLRRQVGFDTWLAVKTWGLTAASIVFGAAQVPMLMRHGLSFDEVKAEPPLPPE; encoded by the coding sequence ATGAGCGCGCCCGCCGACAAGGCCGGCGGCTGGACGCTGGCGATCGACTATCTGCCGCTGATCGCCTTCTTCCTCGCCAACAAGTTCGTCGGCGTGTTCGCCGGCACCGCCGTATTCATGGTCGCGATCGTGCTCGCGGTGATCGTCAGCCGGTGGAAGCTCGGGCGCGTTTCGCCGATGCTGTGGCTGTCGGCGATCCTCGTGATCGGCTTCGGCGGCCTCACCATCTATCTGCACGATCCGCGCTTCATCCAGATCAAGATGACCCTGATCTACGCGATGTTCACCGCGATCCTCGTCGGCGGGCTCGCCGTCGGCAAGCCGGCGATCAAATATCTGCTCCAGGCCGCCTTTCCGGGGCTCGAGGAGGCGGGCTGGATGAAGCTGTCGCGCAACTGGGCGATCTTCTTCGCGGTGATGGCGATCGTCAACGAGGTGCTGCGCCGGCAGGTCGGCTTCGACACGTGGCTGGCGGTCAAGACGTGGGGGCTCACCGCCGCCTCGATCGTGTTCGGCGCGGCGCAGGTGCCGATGCTGATGCGCCACGGGCTGAGCTTCGACGAGGTCAAGGCCGAGCCGCCGCTGCCGCCCGAATAG
- the ilvN gene encoding acetolactate synthase small subunit, with protein sequence MHIRPRQSERHTLSVTVANEPGILARIAGLFAGRGYNIESLTVAEVTEDETVSRITIATSGPPAVIEQIIAHLDRLPPVHKVTDLTATAPYVERELALVKVTGTGDHRIEALRLAEVYRARVVDATISSFIFEVTGGPEKIDKFLELMREVGLIEVARTGVAAIARGNQVI encoded by the coding sequence ATGCATATCCGCCCCCGCCAGTCCGAGCGCCACACGCTCTCCGTCACGGTCGCCAACGAGCCGGGCATCCTCGCGCGCATCGCCGGGCTGTTCGCCGGGCGCGGCTACAATATCGAGAGCCTGACCGTCGCCGAGGTGACCGAGGACGAGACGGTCAGCCGCATCACCATCGCCACGTCCGGCCCGCCGGCGGTGATCGAGCAGATCATCGCGCATCTCGACCGGCTGCCGCCGGTGCACAAGGTGACCGATCTCACCGCCACCGCGCCCTATGTCGAGCGCGAGCTGGCGCTGGTGAAGGTGACCGGCACCGGCGATCATCGCATCGAGGCGCTGCGGCTGGCCGAGGTCTATCGCGCGCGCGTGGTCGACGCGACGATCTCCAGCTTCATCTTCGAGGTGACCGGCGGCCCCGAGAAGATCGACAAGTTCCTCGAGCTGATGCGCGAGGTCGGGCTGATCGAGGTCGCCCGCACCGGCGTCGCCGCCATCGCGCGGGGCAATCAGGTCATTTGA
- a CDS encoding collagen-binding domain-containing protein — protein sequence MVNRSLLVAGLATVFGLSAPAAATSFSTVTLGQARDGLEMMRELNVITIGNLNSNSHVQGKAFVGGSLYGAASGYATTGATGDSNATFGQGNSNAGATASSRPTLAVAGSTYTSFTLQDGQNGSGASQPKSVVVGKNLNYTNNVNPDNWSVKVGGNLAGFQNVNGGPSITYGGSYGGSNTGNGRVAKDSTIAAGGSADLGASLASQAATMKTDLNSLSTVLASLTSNGTVATNGSNITFDFSKVTSGYGAYTIDASTLFSYNGALDVILGTAGGSTEPVVINVTGSGQYVDSLNMNLADSVASEIIWNFVDATGLTINANFTGSILAPNATIVNSSNITGSVVANVLNQNAEVHLATYSGTDALVPTSTVGAVPEAATWAMMVVGFGLIGRVARSRRATTRIA from the coding sequence ATGGTTAATCGTTCGCTGCTCGTCGCGGGGCTCGCGACGGTGTTCGGGCTGAGCGCCCCGGCCGCCGCCACCAGCTTCTCCACCGTCACGCTGGGCCAGGCCCGCGACGGCCTGGAGATGATGCGCGAGCTCAACGTCATCACCATCGGCAACCTCAATTCGAACAGCCATGTGCAGGGCAAGGCGTTCGTCGGCGGTTCGCTCTACGGCGCCGCATCGGGCTATGCCACCACCGGCGCCACCGGCGACAGCAACGCCACGTTCGGCCAGGGCAACAGCAATGCCGGCGCCACCGCATCGAGCCGGCCCACGCTGGCGGTGGCGGGCAGCACCTATACCAGCTTCACGCTGCAGGACGGCCAGAACGGATCGGGCGCGAGCCAGCCCAAGTCGGTCGTGGTCGGCAAGAACCTGAATTACACCAACAACGTCAATCCGGATAATTGGAGCGTGAAGGTCGGCGGCAATCTCGCCGGCTTCCAGAACGTCAATGGCGGCCCGTCGATCACCTATGGCGGCAGCTATGGCGGCAGCAACACCGGCAATGGCCGCGTCGCGAAGGACAGCACGATCGCCGCGGGCGGCTCGGCCGATCTCGGCGCGTCGCTCGCCAGCCAGGCGGCGACGATGAAGACCGATCTCAATTCGCTGTCGACGGTTCTCGCCAGCCTGACGAGCAACGGCACTGTCGCGACCAACGGCAGCAACATCACCTTCGACTTCAGCAAGGTGACCAGCGGCTACGGCGCCTACACGATCGATGCCTCGACGCTGTTTTCCTATAATGGCGCGCTCGACGTGATCCTCGGCACCGCCGGCGGCAGCACGGAGCCGGTCGTCATCAACGTCACCGGCAGCGGCCAATATGTCGATTCGCTCAACATGAACCTCGCCGATTCCGTCGCGAGCGAGATCATCTGGAACTTCGTCGACGCGACCGGGCTGACGATCAACGCCAACTTCACCGGCTCGATCCTCGCGCCTAACGCCACGATCGTGAACAGCTCGAACATCACCGGCTCGGTCGTCGCCAACGTGCTCAACCAGAATGCCGAGGTCCATCTCGCGACCTATTCCGGCACCGACGCACTGGTGCCGACCTCGACGGTCGGCGCCGTGCCCGAGGCCGCGACGTGGGCGATGATGGTGGTCGGCTTCGGCCTGATCGGGCGTGTCGCCCGCAGCCGTCGCGCAACGACTCGCATCGCCTGA
- the ftsY gene encoding signal recognition particle-docking protein FtsY has product MSTAWHERLLGGFRRTSDRLGENLSGLFGKAALDAETLDQVEEALIASDLGPATAAKVRARLEGERFALGLTEARLREIVAEEVAAILAPVAKPLEIEAFPRPQVILVIGVNGSGKTTTIAKLAHLLTEQDYSVMLVAGDTFRAAAIGQLKVWAERIGVPIISGAEGGDAAGLVYEGVKRGTAEGIDVLIVDTAGRLQNKSGLMDELAKIRRVLGRLNPAAPHDVVLVLDATTGQNGLSQIEVFKQTAHVTGLVMTKLDGTARGGVLVAAAEKFGLPIHAIGVGETLDDFRPFEPMEVARAIAGIERLAPEKAR; this is encoded by the coding sequence ATGAGCACCGCGTGGCACGAGCGGCTGCTCGGCGGCTTCCGTCGCACCTCCGATCGGCTCGGCGAGAATCTTTCCGGCCTGTTCGGCAAGGCGGCGCTCGATGCCGAGACGCTCGATCAGGTCGAGGAGGCGCTGATCGCGTCGGATCTCGGCCCCGCCACCGCCGCCAAGGTGCGCGCGCGGCTGGAGGGCGAGCGGTTCGCGCTCGGCCTGACCGAGGCGCGGCTGCGCGAGATCGTGGCGGAGGAGGTGGCGGCGATCCTCGCCCCCGTCGCCAAGCCGTTGGAGATCGAGGCGTTTCCGCGCCCGCAGGTGATCCTCGTGATCGGCGTCAACGGATCGGGCAAGACCACCACCATCGCCAAGCTCGCGCACCTGCTGACCGAGCAGGATTACTCGGTGATGCTGGTCGCGGGCGACACCTTCCGCGCCGCCGCGATCGGCCAGCTCAAGGTGTGGGCCGAGCGCATCGGCGTGCCGATCATCTCGGGCGCCGAGGGCGGCGACGCCGCCGGCCTCGTCTATGAAGGCGTCAAGCGCGGCACTGCCGAGGGTATCGACGTGCTGATCGTGGACACTGCCGGCCGGCTCCAGAACAAGTCCGGGCTGATGGACGAGCTCGCCAAGATCCGCCGCGTGCTCGGCCGGCTCAATCCCGCAGCACCACACGATGTGGTGCTGGTGCTGGACGCCACCACCGGCCAGAACGGCCTCAGCCAGATCGAGGTGTTCAAGCAGACCGCGCACGTCACCGGGCTGGTGATGACCAAGCTCGATGGCACCGCGCGCGGCGGCGTGCTGGTCGCGGCCGCGGAGAAGTTCGGCCTGCCGATCCACGCGATCGGCGTGGGCGAGACGCTCGACGATTTCCGCCCGTTCGAGCCGATGGAGGTCGCGCGCGCGATCGCCGGGATCGAGCGGCTGGCACCGGAGAAGGCACGATGA
- a CDS encoding YceI family protein gives MRTALLALSLIAAPALAQAPAVPAGTYTVDTGHTQVLFTVSHFGVSIYTGQFTQPTGSLTLDPAHPDNDKVEVTFPIASVATTVPALNAHLQKPEFFDAAQFPEGKFVSTKVTVKGTSATIAGNLTLKGVTKPVVLEGHFVGSANNPMSKKLNIGFAATTTIKRSEFGVSYAVPAVSDDVKLTINAAFVAQ, from the coding sequence ATGCGCACTGCCCTGCTCGCCCTCTCCCTGATCGCCGCGCCGGCTTTGGCGCAGGCGCCCGCGGTGCCCGCCGGCACCTATACGGTCGATACCGGCCACACCCAGGTGCTGTTCACCGTCAGCCATTTCGGCGTGAGCATCTACACCGGCCAGTTCACCCAGCCGACCGGATCGCTGACGCTCGACCCGGCCCACCCCGACAATGACAAGGTCGAGGTGACCTTCCCGATCGCCAGCGTCGCGACGACGGTGCCCGCGCTCAACGCCCATCTGCAGAAGCCCGAATTCTTCGACGCGGCGCAGTTCCCCGAGGGCAAGTTCGTCTCGACCAAGGTGACGGTGAAGGGCACCAGCGCGACGATCGCCGGCAATCTGACGCTGAAGGGCGTGACCAAGCCGGTGGTGCTGGAAGGCCATTTCGTCGGATCGGCCAACAACCCGATGAGCAAGAAGCTCAACATCGGCTTCGCCGCGACCACCACGATCAAGCGCAGCGAGTTCGGTGTCAGCTACGCCGTGCCGGCCGTGTCCGACGACGTAAAGCTGACGATCAACGCGGCGTTCGTCGCGCAGTAA
- a CDS encoding cupin domain-containing protein: protein MNDARALIDRLGLAPHPEGGWYRETWRAPTPDGGRSAGTAILFLLEVGQSSHWHRVDADELWLWHAGSPLVLEIAADDAGPVAVHRLGPDILAGAMPQLRVPAGEWQAARVDAGWVLVSCVVVPGFDFAGFTLAPPSWTPKESYDGRSTLA from the coding sequence GTGAACGATGCCCGCGCGCTGATCGACCGGCTGGGGCTCGCGCCCCACCCGGAAGGCGGCTGGTATCGCGAGACATGGCGCGCGCCCACACCGGATGGTGGCCGCTCCGCCGGCACCGCCATCCTGTTCCTGCTGGAGGTGGGGCAAAGCTCGCACTGGCACCGCGTCGACGCCGACGAATTGTGGCTGTGGCATGCCGGCAGTCCGCTCGTGCTGGAGATCGCGGCGGACGATGCCGGGCCGGTGGCGGTCCATCGCCTCGGCCCCGACATTCTTGCGGGCGCGATGCCGCAGCTGCGCGTGCCGGCGGGCGAATGGCAGGCCGCGCGCGTCGACGCGGGCTGGGTGCTGGTGAGCTGCGTCGTGGTGCCGGGCTTCGACTTTGCGGGTTTCACGCTCGCACCGCCCAGTTGGACGCCCAAGGAGTCGTACGATGGTCGAAGCACGCTGGCATGA
- the mtaB gene encoding tRNA (N(6)-L-threonylcarbamoyladenosine(37)-C(2))-methylthiotransferase MtaB, producing MSAVEVVSLGCRLNIAEGEAIRARLAGTRDLVVVNGCAVTAEAVKSTRAAIRRTRRARPEARIVLTGCVADTEPAAFAGLAEIVPNGAKLDPLSYLPSSQRTLGSQEAERTPREIPAFAGVTVGEKHARVFLPVQNGCDHRCTFCIIPYGRGPSRSFPAGGVVEEVRKAVDAGVQEVVLTGVDLTAYGADLPGAPTLGRLVERILAFVPDLPRLRLSSLDPCEVDDRLAALIAHEPRVMPHLHLSLQAGDDLILKRMKRRHSRAQAVALVARLKALRPELAIGADLIAGFPTEDDAMAANSLALIDACDIVFAHIFPYSPRAGTPAARMPQVAPAIVRARAAALRAAAETRRAAWLQERIGTVQRVLVELDGVTGHAENFARVRLAYSPSPLGGEGRGEGLARAASMAASAIEVGTISDARVPPPNPLPQGERAFPNRIVDTRIVAVEGDMLIGAPA from the coding sequence GTGAGCGCGGTCGAGGTGGTTTCGCTCGGCTGCCGGCTCAACATCGCCGAGGGCGAGGCGATCCGCGCGCGGCTGGCGGGCACGCGCGACCTCGTCGTCGTCAACGGCTGTGCGGTGACGGCCGAGGCGGTCAAGTCGACCCGCGCCGCGATCCGTCGCACCCGCCGCGCGCGGCCCGAGGCGCGCATCGTCCTCACCGGCTGCGTCGCCGACACCGAGCCCGCGGCGTTCGCCGGGCTGGCCGAGATCGTGCCGAACGGCGCGAAGCTGGACCCCCTCAGCTACCTCCCGTCATCCCAGCGAACGCTGGGATCTCAGGAGGCGGAGCGCACCCCTCGAGAGATCCCAGCGTTCGCTGGGGTGACGGTGGGCGAGAAGCACGCCCGCGTTTTCCTGCCGGTCCAGAACGGCTGCGACCATCGCTGCACCTTCTGCATCATCCCCTATGGCCGCGGCCCGAGCCGCTCCTTCCCCGCCGGCGGCGTGGTCGAGGAGGTGCGCAAGGCGGTCGATGCCGGCGTGCAGGAGGTGGTGCTGACCGGCGTCGACCTCACCGCCTACGGCGCCGATCTCCCCGGCGCGCCGACGCTCGGCCGGCTGGTCGAGCGCATCCTCGCTTTCGTGCCCGATCTGCCGCGCCTGCGCCTGTCCTCGCTCGATCCGTGCGAGGTGGACGATCGCCTTGCCGCACTGATCGCGCACGAGCCGCGGGTGATGCCGCATCTCCATCTCTCGCTGCAGGCGGGCGACGACCTGATCCTCAAGCGGATGAAGCGCCGCCACAGCCGTGCGCAGGCGGTCGCGCTGGTCGCGCGGTTGAAGGCGCTGCGGCCGGAACTCGCGATCGGCGCCGACCTGATCGCGGGCTTCCCGACCGAGGATGACGCCATGGCCGCGAACAGCCTCGCGCTGATCGACGCCTGCGACATCGTCTTCGCGCACATCTTCCCTTATTCGCCGCGCGCGGGCACCCCGGCGGCGCGGATGCCGCAGGTAGCGCCGGCGATCGTCCGCGCGCGCGCCGCGGCGCTGCGCGCGGCGGCGGAGACACGGCGCGCGGCGTGGCTTCAGGAACGGATCGGAACGGTGCAGCGCGTGCTGGTGGAGTTGGATGGCGTGACGGGACATGCGGAGAATTTCGCGCGGGTGCGACTCGCTTACTCCCCCTCTCCCCTTGGGGGAGAGGGTCGGGGTGAGGGCCTCGCGCGAGCAGCCTCGATGGCTGCGAGTGCGATCGAGGTCGGGACAATCTCTGACGCGCGCGTCCCCCCACCCAACCCTCTCCCCCAAGGGGAGAGGGCTTTTCCCAACCGCATCGTCGATACGCGCATCGTCGCGGTCGAGGGCGATATGCTGATCGGGGCGCCGGCATGA
- a CDS encoding alkene reductase, translating into MPRLTDPIVLGSIHAKNRMVMSPLTRGRATREAVPTPIMADYYRQRASAGLIITEATGISRLALGWPYAPGLWTEAQVAGWQPATQAVHEAGGRIVTQLWHMGRLGHESVMGAQPVSSSATTAPGHAHTYEGNQPYPQARALDADEIPGILDDYARAAENALRAGFDGIQLHAANGYLIDQFLRDNANFRTDQYGGPVENRIRLLGEVTTRLVETIGKDHVGVRLSPNETVQGVHDSDPHSLFGAAAKLLDEVGVAWIELREPRPGGTRGAPEFPPVHPVMRKAFSRPLILNSDYDAESGQAALDAGEADAIAFGRTFIANPDLPRRLIEGLPLNEPQFDTFYTQGAEGYVDYPTWEQVQAAA; encoded by the coding sequence TTGCCTCGTCTGACCGATCCGATCGTCCTGGGCTCGATCCACGCCAAGAACCGTATGGTGATGTCGCCGCTGACGCGCGGCCGCGCCACGCGCGAGGCGGTGCCGACGCCGATCATGGCTGATTATTATCGCCAGCGCGCCTCCGCCGGCCTCATCATCACCGAGGCGACCGGCATCAGCCGCCTCGCCCTCGGCTGGCCCTACGCGCCCGGCCTGTGGACCGAGGCGCAGGTCGCCGGCTGGCAGCCGGCGACGCAGGCGGTGCACGAGGCGGGCGGCAGGATCGTCACCCAGCTCTGGCACATGGGCCGGCTCGGGCATGAAAGCGTGATGGGCGCGCAGCCGGTCTCGTCGTCGGCCACCACCGCGCCGGGCCATGCGCATACCTATGAGGGCAACCAGCCCTATCCGCAGGCGCGCGCGCTGGACGCGGACGAGATCCCCGGCATCCTCGACGACTATGCCCGCGCGGCGGAAAATGCGCTGCGTGCCGGCTTCGACGGCATCCAGCTCCACGCCGCCAATGGCTATCTGATCGACCAGTTCCTGCGCGACAATGCCAACTTCCGCACCGACCAATATGGCGGCCCGGTCGAGAATCGCATCCGCCTGCTGGGCGAGGTCACGACCCGGCTGGTCGAAACGATCGGCAAGGATCATGTCGGCGTCCGCCTGTCGCCGAACGAGACGGTGCAGGGCGTCCACGACAGCGATCCGCACAGCCTGTTCGGCGCGGCAGCGAAGCTGCTCGACGAGGTCGGCGTCGCGTGGATCGAGCTGCGTGAGCCGCGCCCCGGCGGCACGCGCGGCGCGCCGGAATTCCCGCCGGTCCACCCGGTGATGCGCAAGGCGTTCAGCCGGCCGCTGATCCTTAATTCGGATTACGATGCGGAGAGCGGGCAGGCGGCGCTCGACGCGGGCGAGGCGGACGCGATCGCGTTCGGCCGCACCTTCATCGCCAATCCCGATCTGCCGCGCCGGCTGATCGAGGGGTTGCCGCTCAACGAGCCGCAGTTCGATACCTTCTACACGCAGGGTGCCGAAGGCTATGTCGACTATCCGACGTGGGAGCAGGTGCAGGCCGCGGCCTGA
- the ilvB gene encoding biosynthetic-type acetolactate synthase large subunit has protein sequence MADERTGADILIETLRDLGVEVVFGYPGGAVLPIYDALFKQAERPDAIRHILVRQEGGAAHAAEGYARSTGKCGVVLVTSGPGATNAVTGITDALMDSIPMLVITGQVATPLIGSDAFQECDTVGITRHCTKHNYLVKDPAELEGVIREAFAIATGGRPGPVLIDLPKDVQVAAAISRPSPTAHRYNPQREPDPALIETAVEMLAAAERPIFYTGGGIINAGPEASDALRDLQALTGAPVTSTLMGLGAFPASAPEWLGMLGMHGTYEANHAMNRADLIVALGARFDDRVTGRLDAFAPHARKIHVDIDRSSINKIVRAELGIVGDVGLVMRAMARLWRERGHQRQDLSAWFARIEEWRAKRCLDFPLSPTEIMPQQAIRRLYEATKHRAPIITTEVGQHQMWSAQHFHFEAPNKWLTSGGLGTMGYGLPAAIGAQVGNPDALVIDIAGEASIQMNIQELGTASQYELPVKIFILNNEYMGMVRQWQDLTYQGRHSHSYSDSLPDFVKLAEAYGWKGIRIDDPAALDDGIAAMLDYPGPVIVDCRVAKLANCFPMIPSGAAHTDMILQAAEVSGEMTDEARALV, from the coding sequence ATGGCCGACGAACGGACCGGTGCTGATATCCTGATCGAGACGCTGCGCGATCTCGGCGTCGAGGTGGTGTTCGGCTATCCGGGCGGCGCAGTCCTCCCGATCTACGACGCTCTGTTCAAGCAGGCCGAGCGCCCCGACGCGATCCGCCACATCCTCGTCCGCCAGGAAGGCGGCGCGGCGCATGCGGCGGAGGGCTATGCCCGTTCGACCGGCAAGTGCGGGGTCGTGCTGGTCACCTCCGGCCCCGGCGCCACCAACGCCGTCACCGGCATCACCGACGCGCTGATGGATTCGATCCCGATGCTGGTCATCACCGGCCAGGTGGCGACGCCGCTGATCGGATCGGACGCCTTCCAGGAATGCGACACGGTCGGCATCACGCGCCACTGCACCAAGCACAATTATCTGGTGAAGGATCCGGCCGAGCTGGAAGGCGTGATCCGCGAGGCGTTCGCGATCGCCACCGGCGGCCGCCCCGGCCCGGTGCTGATCGACCTGCCCAAGGACGTGCAGGTCGCCGCCGCGATCAGCCGCCCCTCGCCCACCGCGCACCGCTACAACCCGCAGCGCGAGCCCGATCCAGCGCTGATCGAGACCGCGGTCGAGATGCTGGCGGCGGCCGAGCGGCCGATCTTCTACACCGGCGGCGGCATCATCAATGCCGGCCCGGAGGCGAGCGATGCGCTGCGCGACCTGCAGGCGCTCACCGGCGCGCCGGTCACCTCGACGTTGATGGGGCTGGGCGCCTTCCCCGCTTCGGCGCCCGAATGGCTCGGCATGCTCGGCATGCACGGCACCTACGAAGCCAATCACGCGATGAACCGCGCCGACCTGATCGTGGCGCTGGGCGCGCGCTTCGACGATCGCGTGACCGGGCGGCTCGACGCCTTCGCGCCGCACGCGCGCAAGATCCACGTCGATATCGACCGTTCGTCGATCAACAAGATCGTGCGCGCCGAGCTCGGCATCGTCGGCGACGTCGGCCTCGTCATGCGGGCGATGGCGCGGCTGTGGCGCGAGCGCGGGCACCAGCGGCAGGATCTGTCGGCATGGTTCGCGCGGATCGAGGAATGGCGCGCCAAGCGCTGCCTCGATTTCCCGCTGTCGCCGACCGAGATCATGCCGCAGCAGGCGATCCGTCGCCTGTACGAGGCGACCAAGCATCGCGCGCCGATCATCACCACCGAGGTCGGCCAGCACCAGATGTGGTCGGCGCAGCATTTCCATTTCGAGGCGCCGAACAAGTGGCTGACGAGCGGCGGGCTCGGCACGATGGGCTATGGCCTGCCGGCCGCGATCGGCGCGCAGGTCGGCAATCCCGACGCGCTGGTGATCGACATTGCCGGCGAGGCGTCGATCCAGATGAACATCCAGGAGCTCGGCACTGCCAGCCAATATGAGCTGCCGGTCAAGATCTTCATCCTCAACAACGAATATATGGGGATGGTCCGCCAGTGGCAGGATCTGACCTATCAGGGCCGCCACTCGCACAGCTATTCGGACTCGCTGCCCGATTTCGTGAAGTTGGCCGAGGCCTATGGCTGGAAGGGCATCCGGATCGACGATCCGGCGGCGCTGGACGACGGCATCGCCGCGATGCTCGACTATCCCGGCCCGGTCATCGTCGACTGCCGCGTGGCGAAGCTCGCCAACTGCTTCCCGATGATCCCATCGGGCGCCGCGCACACCGACATGATCCTGCAGGCCGCCGAAGTGTCGGGCGAGATGACCGACGAGGCCCGCGCCTTGGTGTGA
- a CDS encoding DUF427 domain-containing protein translates to MVEARWHDALIARSDDTVVVERNHYFPADAVDAALLRPSDTTSICPWKGVAHYHSVVVDGVENKDAAWYYPDPKPEAAEIKDRIAFWKGVTVG, encoded by the coding sequence ATGGTCGAAGCACGCTGGCATGACGCGCTGATCGCGCGGAGCGACGATACGGTGGTGGTCGAGCGCAACCATTACTTCCCGGCCGACGCGGTCGATGCCGCTTTGCTGCGGCCGAGCGACACGACCAGCATCTGCCCGTGGAAGGGCGTCGCGCATTATCATTCGGTGGTGGTCGACGGCGTCGAGAACAAGGACGCCGCCTGGTATTATCCCGATCCCAAGCCCGAAGCGGCGGAGATCAAGGATCGGATCGCGTTCTGGAAGGGCGTGACGGTCGGCTGA
- a CDS encoding peroxiredoxin: MIRTAAASIALALIAVPAAAALQVGAKAPDFSTQVSLAGKPMPFALAKALKKGPVVLYFYPAAFTKGCTIEAHDFAEATDDFAKMGATVIGMSADPIDKLNQFSVSECRNKFAVGSATPETIQAYDVVLPVKPNISNRTSYVIAPDGKVIFAYSAMDPAGHVTGTMDAVKQWRASHPMKGD; this comes from the coding sequence ATGATCCGTACCGCCGCCGCTTCGATCGCGCTCGCCCTTATCGCCGTTCCCGCCGCCGCCGCGCTGCAGGTGGGTGCCAAGGCGCCCGATTTCTCGACCCAGGTCAGCCTCGCCGGCAAGCCGATGCCGTTCGCGCTCGCCAAGGCGCTGAAGAAGGGCCCGGTCGTGCTGTATTTCTACCCGGCCGCCTTCACCAAGGGCTGCACGATCGAGGCGCATGACTTCGCCGAGGCGACCGACGATTTCGCCAAGATGGGCGCGACCGTGATCGGCATGTCGGCCGATCCGATCGACAAGCTCAACCAATTCTCGGTCTCCGAATGCCGCAACAAGTTCGCGGTCGGTTCGGCGACGCCCGAGACGATCCAGGCCTATGACGTGGTGCTGCCGGTCAAGCCCAACATCTCCAACCGCACCTCCTACGTGATCGCGCCCGACGGCAAGGTGATCTTCGCTTATTCGGCGATGGATCCGGCCGGCCACGTCACCGGCACGATGGACGCGGTGAAGCAGTGGCGCGCCTCCCACCCGATGAAGGGCGACTGA
- the ilvC gene encoding ketol-acid reductoisomerase — protein sequence MRVYYDSDADIGLIKTKKVAIVGYGSQGHAHAQNLKDSGVPEVAIALRPGSASAAKAESAGFKVMSNAEAAQWADIVMILAPDEHQAGIYEADLKANLKPGAAIAFAHGLNVHFGLIEPRADIDVFMIAPKGPGHTVRGEYLKGGGVPCLIAIHQDASGNAHDVALSYASAIGGGRSGVIETSFKEEVETDLFGEQAVLCGGLTHLIMAGFETLTEAGYSPEMAYFECLHEVKLIVDLMYEGGIANMRYSISNTAEYGDYHTGPRLITEETKKEMKRVLADIQGGRFVQRFLMDNRMGNPEMKASRKLQAEHPIEKTGAELRAMMPWIAKNKLVDKAKN from the coding sequence ATGCGCGTCTATTACGATTCCGATGCCGATATCGGCCTGATCAAGACCAAGAAGGTCGCGATCGTCGGCTATGGCAGCCAGGGCCACGCCCACGCCCAGAACCTCAAGGATTCGGGCGTGCCCGAGGTCGCGATCGCGCTCCGCCCCGGTTCGGCCAGCGCCGCCAAGGCCGAAAGCGCCGGCTTCAAGGTGATGAGCAATGCCGAGGCCGCGCAGTGGGCCGACATCGTCATGATCCTCGCCCCCGACGAGCATCAGGCCGGCATCTACGAGGCGGACCTGAAGGCCAATCTGAAGCCCGGCGCGGCGATCGCCTTCGCCCACGGCCTCAACGTGCATTTCGGCCTGATCGAGCCGCGCGCCGACATCGACGTGTTCATGATCGCGCCGAAGGGCCCCGGCCACACCGTGCGCGGCGAATATCTGAAGGGCGGCGGCGTGCCGTGCCTGATCGCGATCCACCAGGACGCGTCGGGCAATGCGCATGACGTGGCGCTGTCCTACGCCTCGGCGATCGGCGGCGGCCGCTCGGGCGTGATCGAGACGAGCTTCAAGGAAGAGGTCGAGACCGACCTGTTCGGCGAGCAGGCGGTGCTGTGCGGCGGCCTGACACACCTCATCATGGCGGGCTTCGAGACGCTGACCGAGGCCGGCTATTCGCCCGAAATGGCCTATTTCGAGTGCCTGCACGAGGTGAAGCTGATCGTCGACCTGATGTATGAGGGCGGCATCGCCAACATGCGCTATTCGATCAGCAACACGGCCGAATATGGCGACTATCACACCGGCCCGCGCCTCATCACCGAAGAGACCAAGAAGGAGATGAAGCGCGTGCTGGCCGACATCCAGGGCGGCCGCTTCGTCCAGCGCTTCCTGATGGACAACCGCATGGGCAATCCGGAGATGAAGGCCAGCCGCAAGCTGCAGGCCGAGCATCCGATCGAGAAGACCGGCGCCGAACTGCGCGCGATGATGCCGTGGATCGCGAAGAACAAGCTGGTCGACAAGGCCAAGAACTGA